Proteins from one Arthrobacter sp. DNA4 genomic window:
- a CDS encoding AzlC family ABC transporter permease, translating to MKLLASPAVRVGISISIATGLYGVSFGALAVTSGLNFWQTMVLSLLLFSGGSQFAFIGVVAGGGSGLAAMSAATLLGMRNGIYGMQLNALLRPTGWRKYVGAQLTIDESTATSTGQTDPAEQQRGFWTAGIGVYVLWNLFTAVGALAGSGLGDPKQWGLDGAAVAAFLALLWPRLKGREPIAIAVVCAVATVVAVPFVPPGVPILVAAVVAALVGWFSHGRRDEGLEPDVEPYGTHGHGQHQDRHGEHQDRRSGTDPEARA from the coding sequence GTGAAGCTGCTGGCATCGCCGGCAGTCAGGGTGGGTATCTCCATCAGTATTGCCACCGGGCTGTACGGCGTGTCCTTCGGGGCACTCGCGGTGACGTCCGGGCTCAACTTCTGGCAGACCATGGTGTTGAGCCTGCTCCTCTTCAGCGGCGGTTCACAGTTCGCGTTCATCGGGGTGGTGGCAGGCGGCGGCTCCGGCCTCGCGGCCATGAGCGCAGCCACCCTCCTGGGCATGCGCAATGGCATCTATGGCATGCAGCTGAACGCGCTGCTCCGCCCCACGGGCTGGCGCAAGTACGTCGGGGCGCAGCTCACCATCGACGAATCCACTGCCACCAGCACGGGCCAGACAGACCCGGCCGAACAGCAGCGCGGGTTCTGGACCGCCGGAATTGGCGTCTACGTGCTCTGGAACCTCTTCACCGCTGTGGGTGCTCTGGCCGGAAGCGGGCTGGGCGATCCCAAGCAATGGGGGCTGGACGGGGCTGCCGTCGCCGCCTTCCTGGCGCTGCTCTGGCCCCGGCTCAAGGGCCGGGAGCCAATCGCCATCGCGGTGGTGTGTGCGGTGGCGACCGTAGTTGCTGTTCCCTTCGTGCCTCCCGGCGTTCCCATCCTGGTAGCCGCGGTAGTGGCCGCGCTGGTGGGCTGGTTCAGCCATGGCCGCCGCGACGAAGGCCTCGAACCCGACGTCGAGCCCTACGGCACGCACGGCCACGGCCAGCACCAGGACCGCCACGGCGAGCACCAGGACCGCAGAAGCGGCACGGACCCGGAGGCACGCGCATGA
- a CDS encoding AzlD domain-containing protein encodes MTLWIWLLIACVLAYAWKLVGYFVPAKFLEDPRTSRVAGTMTIGLLASLTVVNAVVSGQALAADARLGALAAAAIALVLRAPFLVVVIAGAGTAALLRILGWN; translated from the coding sequence ATGACTCTGTGGATCTGGCTGCTTATTGCCTGCGTCCTTGCCTACGCATGGAAGCTGGTGGGCTACTTTGTTCCCGCCAAATTCCTTGAGGACCCCCGCACCTCACGCGTCGCAGGAACCATGACTATCGGCCTGCTGGCCTCGCTGACAGTGGTGAACGCGGTGGTGTCGGGCCAGGCGCTCGCCGCAGACGCCCGGCTGGGAGCGCTGGCCGCCGCCGCGATCGCCCTGGTACTCCGGGCACCGTTCCTTGTGGTGGTGATCGCCGGAGCCGGCACGGCGGCACTGTTGAGGATCCTGGGCTGGAACTGA
- a CDS encoding thiamine-binding protein, whose amino-acid sequence MLLAFSVAPSGVPSEGSRPNDASVHDAVAAAVKIVRESGLPNQTDSMFTTIEGEWDEVFDVVKRATEAVGRYGSRVSLVIKADIRPGYSGELTAKVDRLENALVQEP is encoded by the coding sequence ATGTTGCTTGCATTTTCTGTTGCTCCGTCAGGCGTTCCCAGCGAAGGTTCCAGGCCCAACGATGCGTCGGTGCACGACGCCGTTGCAGCCGCAGTGAAGATCGTCCGGGAGTCCGGGCTGCCCAACCAGACGGATTCCATGTTCACCACCATTGAAGGTGAGTGGGACGAAGTGTTCGACGTCGTAAAACGCGCCACCGAGGCCGTGGGGCGGTACGGCAGCCGTGTTTCGCTGGTGATCAAAGCAGACATCAGGCCCGGCTACAGCGGCGAGCTGACGGCGAAGGTTGACCGCCTGGAGAATGCCCTGGTGCAGGAGCCCTAA
- a CDS encoding O-methyltransferase yields the protein MFEHKPRPEWIATEEFLSETVVHPDSAVQQAIHAAAEAGMPAIEVAPNAGKLLKLLVQLSGARRILEIGTLAGYSTIWMGRGLPPNGTLVTCEYLPQHAEVAWANIDAAGLGERVEIRLGPALETLAALEEEEREPFDFIFIDADKQNNSRYLDWAVRLGRPGAAVVLDNTIWEGAVLDPDMDPVNAPGIIDALKLLGDHPRLDATVIQTVGSKGWDGFALARILPQNSK from the coding sequence ATGTTCGAGCACAAACCCCGGCCGGAATGGATTGCCACAGAGGAGTTCCTGTCGGAAACCGTGGTGCATCCGGACAGTGCCGTCCAACAGGCCATCCACGCCGCGGCGGAGGCCGGGATGCCCGCCATCGAGGTGGCGCCGAACGCGGGGAAGCTCCTGAAGCTCCTGGTCCAGCTGTCCGGTGCCCGGCGAATCCTGGAGATAGGGACGCTCGCTGGCTACAGCACCATCTGGATGGGCCGCGGCCTGCCCCCTAACGGCACCCTGGTCACCTGCGAGTACCTGCCCCAGCATGCGGAAGTGGCGTGGGCCAATATTGATGCGGCCGGCCTGGGGGAACGGGTGGAGATCCGGCTGGGCCCTGCGCTGGAGACCTTGGCGGCCCTCGAGGAAGAGGAACGGGAGCCGTTCGACTTCATCTTCATCGACGCCGACAAGCAGAACAACAGCCGCTACCTGGACTGGGCCGTCAGGCTTGGCAGGCCCGGTGCCGCGGTGGTCCTGGACAACACCATCTGGGAAGGCGCGGTGCTGGACCCGGATATGGACCCCGTCAACGCGCCGGGGATCATCGATGCACTCAAGCTGCTGGGCGACCACCCCCGGCTGGACGCCACCGTAATCCAGACCGTCGGCTCCAAAGGCTGGGACGGGTTCGCCCTGGCGCGCATCCTCCCGCAAAACAGTAAGTAA
- a CDS encoding glycosyltransferase family 2 protein, which translates to MMPAGPGDDASRPPSVQSANSIQHVAVVIPAHNEEQHLERALTAVSCAADRVEAELPEVAVQVVVVLDGCTDRSPAVAARAAAGDPRYLLLPVSFGSVGKSRRAGVRAALENSTTRTQAGRAAAAHSLRGIWLANTDADSCVPPHWLVRQLELAALGFDVVLGTVQPDPHGMHHELLARWHARHAGTEDHSHVYGANLGVRASSYLAAGGFPGVDFDEDQALVHRLRDSGAGIVATDTTRVLTSGRTAGRAPHGFAAYLLALAQP; encoded by the coding sequence ATGATGCCGGCCGGTCCGGGGGACGATGCTTCAAGGCCGCCATCCGTCCAAAGCGCCAACAGCATCCAGCACGTTGCGGTCGTCATTCCGGCCCACAACGAGGAGCAGCACCTGGAACGGGCGCTCACTGCGGTCAGTTGCGCGGCAGACCGGGTCGAAGCGGAACTGCCGGAGGTTGCCGTGCAGGTGGTGGTTGTCCTGGACGGCTGCACGGACCGGTCCCCAGCGGTGGCCGCGCGGGCAGCTGCCGGGGATCCGCGGTACCTGCTCCTTCCCGTCAGCTTCGGGAGCGTGGGAAAAAGCCGGCGGGCCGGCGTCAGGGCCGCGCTGGAGAACTCAACCACGCGTACGCAGGCTGGCCGGGCAGCGGCGGCCCATTCCCTGCGGGGAATCTGGCTGGCCAACACAGATGCCGATTCCTGCGTGCCGCCACACTGGCTGGTGCGGCAACTGGAACTGGCTGCACTCGGCTTCGATGTTGTCCTTGGCACCGTGCAGCCGGACCCCCATGGCATGCACCACGAGCTGTTGGCCCGCTGGCATGCGCGGCACGCCGGCACCGAGGACCACTCCCATGTGTACGGTGCCAACCTTGGAGTCCGTGCCTCTTCCTACCTCGCTGCAGGTGGTTTCCCCGGCGTCGATTTCGATGAAGACCAGGCGCTGGTCCACAGGCTTCGAGACAGCGGCGCGGGCATCGTTGCCACCGACACCACGAGGGTCCTCACATCAGGACGGACGGCGGGACGGGCGCCGCACGGGTTCGCCGCGTATCTCCTGGCCCTGGCGCAGCCATAG